In the genome of Chrysiogenes arsenatis DSM 11915, one region contains:
- a CDS encoding aromatic aminobenezylarsenical efflux permease ArsG family transporter translates to MDISLLALISAAWLGIITAMSPCPLATNIAAVSFIGGQSGKKFSVLASGLLYAAGRTVAYVALGALIVFGLFQSSDISLFLQKYLNDALGPLLILAGLLLLGWIGKGLSFGLHLGKFQDTIAGGSVAWAFPLGALFALSFCPISAGLFFGGLLPLALQQQSAFLMPAAYGIGTALPVIVFAFVLAFASASVGRIFEKVSLVERYVRPLAGAVFIVVGLYYSIFHLYGW, encoded by the coding sequence ATGGATATATCCTTGCTGGCACTGATTTCGGCGGCATGGTTGGGCATCATTACGGCCATGAGTCCTTGCCCTTTGGCCACGAATATCGCCGCCGTCTCGTTTATCGGCGGGCAGTCGGGGAAGAAGTTCTCCGTGCTCGCCTCTGGCCTGCTCTATGCGGCGGGGCGTACCGTAGCGTATGTAGCGCTGGGGGCACTGATCGTTTTTGGCCTGTTTCAGAGTAGCGATATTTCACTTTTCTTGCAAAAATACCTGAACGACGCCCTTGGCCCTCTTCTCATTTTGGCTGGACTCCTGTTGCTGGGTTGGATTGGCAAAGGGCTTTCATTCGGACTCCACCTTGGGAAATTTCAAGATACCATCGCTGGCGGCAGTGTGGCATGGGCCTTTCCGCTGGGAGCCTTGTTTGCCCTCTCATTCTGTCCCATATCCGCCGGCTTATTTTTTGGCGGCTTGCTCCCGTTGGCGCTTCAACAGCAGTCCGCATTCCTGATGCCCGCCGCTTATGGCATCGGCACCGCCTTGCCCGTCATCGTGTTCGCCTTTGTGCTCGCTTTTGCCAGTGCCTCTGTCGGTCGCATTTTTGAAAAGGTTTCGCTGGTGGAACGGTACGTGCGCCCGCTGGCCGGAGCGGTGTTTATTGTGGTGGGGCTCTATTACAGCATCTTTCATTTGTATGGTTGGTAG